A genome region from Haliotis asinina isolate JCU_RB_2024 chromosome 11, JCU_Hal_asi_v2, whole genome shotgun sequence includes the following:
- the LOC137255610 gene encoding uncharacterized protein, whose amino-acid sequence MSGVVPKYFVRKATRNDVAAIKNMINIEEWEIPSDLMYCTFDMDSRAWFVVESDSGEILGCRCLAYFNEKTVAGGIYLIRKDLRGKGIGRDVNMQSLKAAANANITISATYVNLYETRGFTIYYDVHQRRGPVEVILGVIPKAGTTSGLTIVPYEDAMFTEVKSYDEKVCESERDYFLTNWIIGHAKNILIARSHTGRVVGYGCLRVTEYCNEIAPLYADSDTIAWALLKELLQHLDPKDTVHLFITSENKAVMESIGEAPLTNVFTLHKMFTKQSVPQNLDRLYSLSAIALSVV is encoded by the exons ATGTCTGGTGTTGTTCCCAAGTACTTTGTCAGGAAGGCGACACGGAATGATGTGGCCGCCATAAAGAACATGATAAACATTGAAGAGTGGGAGATTCCATCTGACTTAATGTATTGCACGTTTGATATGGATTCAAGGGCTTGGTTTGTAGTTGAATCCGACTCGGGCGAAATACTGG GTTGCCGGTGCTTGGCGTATTTCAACGAGAAGACAGTAGCTGGTGGTATCTATCTCATAAGGAAAGACCTCAGAGGCAAAGGGATCGGACGTGATGTGAACATGCAATCCCTCAAGGCAGCGGCTAACGCCAACATCACCATATCAGCAACCTACGTAAACCTTTACGAAACCCGTGGCTTCACGATCTACTATGACGTACACCAGAGACGTGGACCAGTGGAAGTCATCTTGGGGGTCATTCCTAAAGCAGGAACGACCTCGGGTCTCACTATAGTCCCCTATGAAGATGCCATGTttactgaggtgaagtcatacGATGAGAAAGTATGTGAAAGTGAGAGGGACTATTTCTTGACAAACTGGATCATCGGCCATGCAAAGAACATTCTCATTGCTCGATCACATACTGGACGTGTTGTGGGATATGGGTGTTTGCGGGTGACAGAATACTGCAATGAAATTGCACCATTGTATGCTGATAGTGATACCATAGCATGGGCACTGTTGAAAGAACTATTGCAACACCTCGATCCAAAAGACACCGTCCATCTCTTTATCACATCCGAAAACAAAGCAGTGATGGAGAGTATTGGCGAAGCTCCTCTGACAAACGTTTTTACGCTTCATAAAATGTTCACTAAACAATCGGTGCCCCAAAATCTTGATCGGTTGTATTCCTTATCCGCCATTGCATTAAGTGTTGTCTGA